Proteins encoded together in one Lathyrus oleraceus cultivar Zhongwan6 chromosome 5, CAAS_Psat_ZW6_1.0, whole genome shotgun sequence window:
- the LOC127079715 gene encoding uncharacterized protein LOC127079715, which produces MVHDAFGFTQSSPNNLGPSSENNNEGCNSMWGEDKSEFFDLLKDVNQPLYEGYVFVDAKIPVSFYEAKKIINKLRLDYTKIDACPNDCMLYWGEENKDLEECKRCKTSRWKDDKKKQSAKILRYFPLKPILQRLFMCSKTAESMKWHTLEANKDGMMRHPRDSETWKTYDLRHPEFATDSRNVRLGLTTDGFNPFGVMSTNYNIWPVVLIPYNLPPWECMKQTSTILSMIIPGKQASGNNIDVYLQPLIKELKEMWYDGVKTLDLSKNEMFMMKAVLMWTISDFPGLGTLSGWNTHTKLACPSCNNDTDSFRLKNGGKWCFMGHLRFLQKGHKLRLSRSRFNGKVEQRDAPATLLGQDILNQLKGANVTFGKVLESKEKDGGKRKRKKKIVEGPRQWRKKSIFFDLPYWESNLLRHNLDVMHIEKNVCDNVVYTLLNETGKSKDNLKAREDLKLMGIRKDLWPDSNKRFCPSLFTMSNSKKDVFLRTLRNTSFPDGYSSNISRCVDINNRKLFGMKSHDCHILMEKILPIAIRNVLPDM; this is translated from the exons ATGGTCCATGATGCATTTGGATTTACCCAAAGTAGTCCGAATAATCTTGGTCCATCTTCTGAGAACAACAACGAAGGGTGTAATTCAATGTGGGGTGAAGATAAATCCGAGTTTTTTGATTTGTTAAAAGATGTTAATCAACCATTATATGAAGGGT ATGTGTTTGTTGATGCCAAGATTCCTGTTTCATTCTATGAGGCTAAGAAAATCATCAACAAACTTCGTCTTGATTATACCAAGATAGATGCTTGCCCAAATGATTGTATGTTATACTGGGGTGAAGAAAATAAAGACTTAGAAGAATGTAAGCGATGCAAGACATCTAGGTGGAAGGATGACAAGAAGAAGCAATCTGCAAAGATACTACGCTACTTTCCACTAAAGCCAATATTGCAAAGACTTTTTATGTGTTCTAAAACCGCAGAGTCAATGAAATGGCATACATTGGAGGCTAATAAAGATGGTATGATGAGACATCCTAGAGATTCTGAGACATGGAAAACATATGACTTACGTCATCCAGAATTTGCTACGGATTCTCGAAATGTACGACTTGGCCTAACCACCGATGGCTTTAACCCTTTTGGTGTGATGAGTACAAACTACAACATTTGGCCAGTGGTTCTTATCCCATATAATCTCCCTCCTTGGGAATGCATGaagcaaacatcaacaatccTTTCCATGATCATTCCTGGAAAACAAGCGTCGGGAAATAATATAGATGTGTATCTACAACCTCTCATCAAAGAGTTGAAAGAAATGTGGTATGATGGAGTGAAAACATTAGATTTATCAAAAAATGAAATGTTTATGATGAAGGCAGTTTTGATGTGGACTATTAGTGACTTTCCAGGACTTGGCACTTTATCAGGATGGAATACACACACTAAGCTTGCTTGCCCCTCTTGTAACAATGACACTGATAGTTTTAGATTAAAGAATGGTGGAAAATGGTGTTTTATGGGTCACCTCCGGTTTTTACAAAAAGGTCATAAACTTAGATTGAGTCGGTCTCGTTTTAATGGAAAAGTTGAGCAAAGAGATGCCCCTGCTACTTTGTTAGGACAAGACATCTTGAACCAACTAAAGGGAGCAAATGTTACTTTTGGGAAAGTGTTAGAATCTAAAGAAAAAGATGGAGGAAAAAGAAAACGCAAGAAAAAAATTGTTGAAGGACCGAGACAATGGAGGAAGAAAAGTATATTTTTTGATCTTCCTTATTGGGAGTCCAATTTGTTGCGCCATAATTTAGATGTTATGCACATTGAAAAAAATGTATGTGATAATGTTGTATACACTTTGCTCAATGAAACTGGGAAATCAAAAGATAATCTTAAAGCTCGTGAGGATCTTAAATTAATGGGTATAAGGAAGGATCTTTGGCCAGATAGTAATAAAAGATTTTGCCCATCTTTGTTTACAATGTCAAATTCAAAGAAAGATGTATTCCTACGAACTTTGAGGAATACTAGTTTTCCTGATGGATACTCAAGTAACATTTCTAGGTGCGTTGACATAAACAATCGAAAACTTTTTGGGATGAAAAGCCACGATTGTCATATTCTTATGGAGAAAATACTACCTATTGCTATACGAAATGTCCTACCAGACATGTGA